A genome region from Alteripontixanthobacter maritimus includes the following:
- the radC gene encoding RadC family protein — MADNRLPDTEALGKPTEDSATPGASEKSRSKQRHDGDGHRARLRRRLLDGGAEALADYEVLEYLLFAAMRQGDTKGVAKALLAHFGSLPGVLNAEPGALQQVTGVGETSAAALKSVALAARRMMRSDVMDKPVLGSWQALLDYLSVDMAHLTAERVRVLYLDTRNRLISDHLAQEGTIDEAAIHPREVMKRALDVGASAMILVHNHPSGNPEPSRADIAITHRIMEAGKHLGIVVHDHVIIGKQGHVSLKAKGVI, encoded by the coding sequence ATGGCGGATAACAGATTGCCTGATACTGAAGCGTTGGGAAAACCGACGGAGGATAGTGCCACGCCGGGTGCCAGCGAGAAGTCGCGCAGTAAGCAGCGTCATGACGGCGACGGGCATCGCGCCCGCCTGCGCCGGCGGTTGCTGGATGGCGGGGCCGAGGCGCTGGCTGATTACGAAGTGTTGGAATATCTGCTGTTTGCCGCCATGCGGCAAGGAGACACCAAAGGCGTGGCCAAGGCTTTGCTCGCGCATTTCGGATCGCTGCCGGGCGTGCTGAATGCGGAACCAGGCGCGTTGCAACAGGTGACCGGGGTTGGGGAGACGAGCGCGGCAGCGCTGAAATCCGTTGCACTGGCGGCGCGGCGCATGATGCGAAGCGACGTCATGGACAAGCCCGTGCTGGGCAGTTGGCAAGCCCTGCTCGATTATCTGTCCGTGGATATGGCGCACCTGACTGCGGAACGCGTCAGGGTCCTGTATCTCGATACACGCAACCGGCTGATTTCAGACCATCTGGCGCAAGAGGGTACTATCGACGAGGCGGCTATTCACCCGCGCGAAGTGATGAAACGCGCGCTCGACGTGGGGGCCTCGGCGATGATCCTCGTCCATAATCACCCCAGCGGCAATCCCGAACCCAGCCGCGCGGATATCGCGATCACGCATCGTATTATGGAAGCCGGCAAACATCTGGGGATCGTGGTGCACGATCACGTCATTATCGGTAAACAAGGCCACGTTTCGTTGAAGGCAAAAGGCGTTATTTGA
- a CDS encoding DUF3857 domain-containing protein: MMRHTFAASIAAVTLIVAQPAMAGEEVLYGDVPAWVTPMELAVDPDERQMFALANQQIRMEDGVVTQYQDVAIRLDTPQSLTQMGTITAGWMPDKGDLTIHRVELIRDGRVVDVLADGQTFEVLRREAGLERRLLNGQLTATIAIKGVEVGDTLRFAYSTTLSDQALGEDMQVLTGLMTDPVPLERGRVTLSWPEGETVHYQAMRGVDLGKPETRDGYNWLSVDMPLEELEDMPYDAPQRFRAPLILQATTLANWSELSQLMAPVFSSEGAIADGSPLAAEVAKIAALPGDDLTRTAAALQLVQEEVSYLLNGLNGGNYIPQQPAETWELRYGDCKAKSLLLLSILQELGIDSEVVLVHSSRGDVVPHMAPLAGAFDHMIVRAEIGGKEYWLDGTGGNARVQTLDRAPDFVWALPIRAEGSDLVPINRDTWSVPGEKVTVAIDQTAGVMVPALVNIRIELDGDRAARWRSADTQLTPDKLEDAIDGALSSAVGTAQIYESDMEFDEVTGRAVLTGRGLMTTLFRESDGKQEYKASIQPANSISFSPDRAKQEWREIPVRVRGSGSERLALSVLLPQDRGSFTFRGKEAIDRLVAGYKIVSQAELSGGRLELDQTVSVVADEIAPDRIGAERRAARLLDRDLPAVEASRDVRQVWEYTGKDRSRLAKIEAAYARLLERDDEDETINIINRANFRRGVSDHRGAVEDFTRALAIEEDTEVLLMRAWHRMQLGEYELALADYRKVEQLAPTGGTYSAQAQALRYLGRNDEIGALVTEASLIATTDLAGSLGEAQLLGWQGKGSEGLAILMDEHSLNPDNDMLDNEVCWNAAMWDLVTRENFAYCTDAVEKGAESLAALDSRALAYYRLGEFDRALADLDKVLDRKPDQMASRYLRGVIRKEAGLDGGGEDIALALSVRPALRDEYAVYGVGAD, from the coding sequence ATGATGCGTCACACATTTGCCGCCAGCATTGCGGCAGTCACCCTTATTGTCGCTCAGCCGGCCATGGCGGGTGAGGAAGTGCTGTATGGCGATGTACCGGCCTGGGTCACGCCGATGGAACTGGCCGTCGATCCCGATGAACGGCAGATGTTCGCGCTCGCCAACCAGCAGATCCGCATGGAAGACGGAGTTGTTACGCAGTATCAGGACGTCGCGATACGGCTGGATACACCGCAATCGCTGACCCAGATGGGCACGATTACGGCTGGCTGGATGCCGGACAAGGGCGATTTGACGATCCACCGCGTGGAACTGATCCGGGACGGGCGGGTCGTGGACGTGTTGGCCGATGGGCAGACCTTCGAAGTGCTTCGGCGCGAGGCCGGGCTGGAGCGCCGCCTGCTGAACGGGCAGCTTACCGCGACGATTGCGATCAAGGGCGTAGAAGTAGGCGATACGCTTCGCTTTGCGTATAGCACCACGTTGAGCGATCAGGCGCTGGGCGAGGATATGCAGGTCCTCACCGGGCTTATGACCGATCCCGTTCCGCTGGAGCGTGGGCGGGTCACGTTGTCCTGGCCGGAAGGCGAAACCGTCCATTACCAGGCAATGCGCGGGGTGGACCTTGGCAAGCCGGAAACGCGGGATGGGTACAACTGGCTTAGCGTGGACATGCCGCTCGAAGAGCTGGAGGACATGCCATATGACGCACCGCAGCGGTTCCGCGCACCGCTGATCCTGCAGGCGACCACGCTGGCGAACTGGAGCGAATTGTCGCAATTGATGGCGCCGGTGTTCAGCAGCGAGGGCGCCATTGCGGATGGCAGCCCGCTTGCAGCAGAAGTGGCGAAGATCGCCGCGCTGCCGGGCGACGACCTTACCCGTACAGCCGCCGCGTTGCAGCTGGTGCAGGAAGAAGTGAGCTATCTCCTTAACGGTCTGAACGGCGGCAATTACATCCCGCAGCAGCCTGCCGAAACCTGGGAACTGCGCTACGGCGACTGCAAGGCGAAGTCGCTGCTGTTGCTGTCGATCCTGCAGGAACTGGGCATCGACAGCGAAGTCGTGCTAGTGCACAGCTCCCGCGGGGATGTCGTGCCGCATATGGCGCCGCTCGCGGGCGCATTCGACCATATGATCGTGCGCGCCGAGATCGGCGGCAAGGAATATTGGCTGGATGGCACAGGCGGCAATGCGCGCGTGCAAACGCTGGACCGCGCGCCAGATTTCGTCTGGGCGTTGCCAATCCGCGCAGAGGGCAGCGATCTTGTGCCGATCAATCGCGACACATGGTCGGTTCCGGGCGAAAAGGTAACAGTGGCTATCGACCAGACGGCTGGGGTTATGGTGCCTGCGCTGGTCAATATTCGGATCGAACTTGACGGGGATAGGGCAGCCCGGTGGCGAAGTGCCGATACACAGCTCACGCCCGACAAGTTGGAAGACGCCATCGATGGCGCGCTATCGAGTGCGGTTGGCACCGCGCAGATTTACGAAAGCGACATGGAATTCGACGAGGTCACCGGTCGGGCGGTCCTGACGGGTAGGGGCTTAATGACCACGCTGTTCCGCGAAAGCGACGGAAAGCAGGAATACAAGGCTTCGATCCAGCCGGCGAACAGTATCAGTTTTTCGCCCGACCGTGCTAAACAGGAATGGCGTGAGATACCTGTCAGGGTGCGCGGTTCCGGTTCCGAAAGACTGGCACTGTCCGTGCTGTTGCCGCAGGATCGCGGGAGTTTCACCTTCCGCGGGAAAGAGGCGATCGATCGGCTGGTGGCAGGCTACAAGATCGTTTCGCAGGCTGAGCTTTCGGGTGGCCGATTGGAGCTCGATCAGACGGTGTCCGTCGTGGCCGACGAAATCGCTCCCGACCGGATCGGTGCAGAGCGCCGCGCAGCAAGATTGCTCGATCGCGATTTGCCCGCTGTCGAGGCGTCGCGCGATGTCCGGCAGGTTTGGGAATACACTGGCAAGGATCGCAGCCGGCTGGCGAAGATCGAGGCGGCTTATGCAAGGCTGCTTGAACGCGATGACGAAGATGAAACCATCAACATCATCAACCGTGCAAACTTCCGCCGCGGGGTTTCGGACCACAGGGGTGCGGTAGAGGATTTCACCCGCGCGCTGGCCATCGAAGAAGACACTGAGGTATTGCTGATGCGCGCCTGGCACCGGATGCAGCTTGGCGAGTACGAATTGGCACTGGCGGACTACCGCAAGGTGGAACAGCTTGCGCCGACAGGCGGAACTTACTCCGCGCAGGCTCAGGCGCTTCGTTATCTTGGGCGTAATGACGAGATTGGCGCACTGGTTACCGAGGCGAGCCTGATCGCTACAACGGACCTTGCCGGCTCCCTTGGCGAAGCGCAGCTCCTCGGTTGGCAGGGCAAAGGCAGCGAAGGTCTCGCCATCTTGATGGACGAGCATTCGCTCAATCCCGACAACGATATGCTGGATAACGAAGTCTGCTGGAACGCGGCGATGTGGGACCTCGTTACCCGCGAAAATTTCGCTTATTGCACGGACGCGGTCGAGAAAGGCGCGGAATCCCTGGCCGCACTGGATAGCCGAGCGCTGGCCTATTATCGTCTGGGCGAATTCGACCGCGCTCTGGCCGATCTCGACAAGGTGCTGGATCGCAAGCCCGACCAGATGGCGTCGCGCTATTTACGCGGAGTGATCCGGAAGGAGGCTGGTCTAGATGGCGGCGGTGAAGACATCGCATTGGCGCTGTCCGTCCGCCCTGCCTTGCGTGACGAGTATGCGGTGTACGGTGTCGGTGCGGACTAA